In Desulfobacteraceae bacterium, the sequence CTATGGTCAAGCGGCGGCCGACGACCCCCTTTGGGCGTGGGTCAAGGACTACGAGAGCGGCGAGTGGATCAGCGCCGAAACCGCCTATTTTGTGGTCGGCAGCCGCGTTCTGGGGCCCATGGGGTTTGAGGCCCTGCCCTTTTCCCGCCGCGCGGACGCCGTTTCCTGCTCCCAAAAAAACGGCGGGCAGGTCCTGGGCTTCAAGGCGGTGCAGCCGGATCGGCTCACGCCGGAAAAGCCGGCGCAGTAAAGCGGTGGTCCTGCCGATTACCGGTCCGGCAGGGGAGGGGCGACAGGCCTGTAAACCAGTCGCAGCTCGCCGGTGGAGCGGGTGAAGGTCAGCCCGAGGGGCGGCAGGGTTGCTGTGAGGGGCCGGCCGAAGAGGAAATCCAGCTGATCGGGCTTGGCCTTGCCCTTTTCCACCAGAACCTCCCGCAGGCTGAGATCATAGCGGACCATGGCCATCAGGGCGGCGCTCGTGTCCGGATCCAGACCCCGGTTCCCGGCGGTTGCCAGCAGCCGCCGAATGCGGCCGTGGGATACCCGTTGGGAGTGGTGCAAGACCAATTCCCACAGACCGTCGACCCCGGCGATCAGATCGCGGCGGGTGAGGCGGTCGCGGGCATACATGGCCGTCAGTTGGCCGGGGTCCCAGCATTTGAGGACCCGGCATTCCGCCG encodes:
- a CDS encoding YkgJ family cysteine cluster protein, translated to MTRPERPFPAESPTACRRCGACCIKGGPALHREDLPLVTRGVIGLRFLYTLRESELAMDNVAGGLCPVSDDIIKIKGQGQGWTCVFFDAAAKGCQIYASRPAECRVLKCWDPGQLTAMYARDRLTRRDLIAGVDGLWELVLHHSQRVSHGRIRRLLATAGNRGLDPDTSAALMAMVRYDLSLREVLVEKGKAKPDQLDFLFGRPLTATLPPLGLTFTRSTGELRLVYRPVAPPLPDR